The Sulfitobacter guttiformis genome segment AATCCAGCCACTTTGTCACCATACCAAGGGATGCAACAAATTAGCGTTTTTAAACTCAAAACACTGCTGAATTCCCGCATAGATTATGTTCAGCGATTGCCCTGCCAAACAAGGGGGAAAAGTTTTCGCCGCCTGCCAATGTGACCGTTTTTATCGCGATGTGACTTAAATGTTATTTGGCGCTACAAGGTTAACAGTTACATCCAGCTGTTATTTGTAATGCTCTTTGGGTCAAATACGGTATGAGATCGGCAGCTAATATCCCGCCTACCAACGGTTATCGCGCACACCTGAGAGTGGCCCGCAAACCGGTCCGATCAGCCGCTTTCGGTCTTTGGCTCGCGCTCCACCATATCGATTTGCGCACCGGCGCCTGAGACATAGCGGCGGCCGGATTTCAGAACCGGAGTGTTCTTCGACGCCCCCACGCTGCGTTCGCGCAACACAATATAGAGCCCGCTCAGCATCACGATGCCCGCGCCTACCCATGTGCTTGGGTCGCCAACCTCGTCAAATATTAGGATGCCGTATCCGGCGGCCCACAAAATCTGGCTGTATTGCATCGGTGCCACAACCGCCGCATCGCCGCGCCGGTAGGCCGCGATAATGCAAAGCCCCGCAAAAAACGCGAGGATCGATACAATGCCCATGAGCCCCAGATGCGCCAGCGGCATCGGCACATAGACCATCGGCAAAAACGCCGCCATCATCAGGAAATTGGCCACCATAGGATAGAGCATCAAGACCGCGCTCCGCTCGGCCCTCCCGATCTTGCGCACCACGACCGAGGATGTTGCACTGCCCAGAGCGGCCACAAGGGCCGCAAGATGGCCCGTTTCAAACGGGGCGGCACCAGGGCGCAAAACTACCAGAACACCGGCCAGTCCCAGCAGAACCGCGAACCAGCGGTGTGGCCCGACCCTCTCGCGCAAGATGGGGATCGCCAGCACGGTGATCAGCAGGGGCGTGGCAAATAAAATCGCATAAACCTGCGCAAGCGGCAGCACCGAAAACGCATAAAACGCCGAGGATGCCGTGAGAACTGCCGCCGCCGTGCGCAGGGCGGTCCACCACGGATGCACCGGCCGCAGTGTTCCGGCTGTCGCGTCGCGCATCAACATTACCGTTGCCAAAGGAAAGCTTAGCAAGACAGAAAAGAATATGATCTGGAACGGGGAATACGTCGCGCCAAGGTATTTCACCACCACATCGTGGGTGGCAAACAGGGCAAAAGAACACAGGGCGATCAGTGCCGCCTTGAGATTGGATCGAGAAGTCTCGGGCATCGGGTCGTCCTGTTGCGGCTCCGCTCTGGTCTAACGCCTTTGCCCGAAGGGTCAAGCGGCGCGCGCGGGCCGCTGCGACAAAGCATATAAAACCTTTGGTGCATACAATTCATGGGGCAAAGTGTTTGGCTGCATGGCCTTCCACCCTGAATCGCCGCGTCATTGTTGCAGGTGGCGCAGCAGGACAGTACATGGTTTAAAACTGCTCTCAAACATCAGGCGGGGACCATGCCGGCACCAAGTAACAGTAAAACACCAGTCGATCTTTTCATCATTGGTGGCGGGGTGAACGGGTGCGGTATTGCACGCGATGCGGCGGGGCGGGGTCTGAGTGTAACGCTGGCAGAGATGAACGATCTCGCCTCCGCCACCTCCTCCGCCTCGACAAAACTGTT includes the following:
- a CDS encoding DMT family transporter, which produces MPETSRSNLKAALIALCSFALFATHDVVVKYLGATYSPFQIIFFSVLLSFPLATVMLMRDATAGTLRPVHPWWTALRTAAAVLTASSAFYAFSVLPLAQVYAILFATPLLITVLAIPILRERVGPHRWFAVLLGLAGVLVVLRPGAAPFETGHLAALVAALGSATSSVVVRKIGRAERSAVLMLYPMVANFLMMAAFLPMVYVPMPLAHLGLMGIVSILAFFAGLCIIAAYRRGDAAVVAPMQYSQILWAAGYGILIFDEVGDPSTWVGAGIVMLSGLYIVLRERSVGASKNTPVLKSGRRYVSGAGAQIDMVEREPKTESG